Proteins from a genomic interval of Toxoplasma gondii ME49 chromosome Ia, whole genome shotgun sequence:
- a CDS encoding SPRY domain-containing protein (encoded by transcript TGME49_293060), whose product MTQTPSGRGRSFSSSSSSSSSSSLSCESSSPPLCGKDQGAPATFLDGVSRLLFWRPSSGPLALNCRRHPHYVRILRDGLTALYAGRGDYTDVGVVQAEKPAATTCAVYYFEVQILSASSPPHICVGFTTKSAALTKHPGVEPHSVGYRAEDGRKLVASASASSLSRGGVLPGEAFSSPYGAGDVVGCGIHYLSKKIFFTKNGVCLGVAGKADARVQYLPSAGMHGADERVKFNFTGPFAFDLKAMLQCDLVEERQRIKADLERDARLAALVSPASLTEVVRSYLLHAAFSRTLAAFERALTKRDKGETRKNDEENGEGRETEAGERALEERAVEERAVEERAVEERAVEERAVEERAVEERAVEERTCTQMEISVAEEGNPEGLGEGEEARIRRTIGRGQGQEVARDEERVESSMRTEETDAEAKSSGASRLEPSSAEAAAAGGSTRRTALSISFRPSSWVAASPLAAAQLSAAFWRNDKEEGEELSMREEASEREDEVCSASLCDRTPSVHTTTESTSILLASLTKRKELKQAIVEGRSDAAAEILETSFPAIFSTKNEDFQDSSFALSLLYTQQLIDLLRPPQRAVSAAISWMREKIAPLLQDASPHVRQAVTECCGLLAYAEPERSSLAAFFDLNRRTVVATAVNRCVLRHHFQISCWSPLEILVRHLIACRQLLREASGNRGPVPSPSLFCYPPPMRLLLQPSEAKLAGQNSENGPPLIADDGDEDLGELPLLYSP is encoded by the exons ATGACTCAAACGCCATCTGGTCGTGGAAgaagtttctcttcctcttcttcctcttcttcctcttcttcgctctcttgtgAGTCTTCGTCACCTCCGCTCTGTGGGAAGGATCAAGGCGCCCCAGCAACTTTTCTCGAcggcgtttctcgcctcctaTTCTGGCGCCCATCCAGCGGCCCTCTTGCCCTCAACTGCCGCAGGCATCCTCACTACGTTCGCATTCTTCGCGACGGATTGACTGCTCTGTATGCTGGTCGAGGCGACTACACAGACGTCGGG GTTGTTCAGGCAGAGAAGCCTGCAGCGACGACATGCGCCGTGTACTACTTTGAAGTTCAAAtcctctcggcttcttctccacctcacATCTGCGTCGGATTCACCACCAAGAGCGCTGCCCTCACGAAACATCCGGGCGTCGAACCGCA ttcggTAGGCTACCGCGCCGAGGATGGGCGGAAACTCGTCGCTTCCGCATccgcctcttcgctctctcgaggCGGCGTCTTGCCTGGCGAGGCCTTCAGCTCTCCCTACGGAGCTGGCGACGTTGTGGGGTGTGGTATCCACTATTTGTCGAAAAAAATCTTCTTTACGAAGAACGGCGTCTGTCTCGGCGTCGCTGGGAAGGCCGACGCTCGCGTACAGTACCTCCCCAGTGCAGGAATGCACGGCGCTGACGAGAGGGTCAAATTCAACTTCACAGGGcccttcgccttcgactTGAAAGCCATGCTGCAG TGCGACTtagtggaggagagacagagaatcAAAGCCGATCTTGAACGCGACGCGAGGCTCgccgctctcgtctctcccgcctctctcaCAGAAGTCGTGCGAAGCTacttgctgcatgcagccttcTCCCGGACCCTCGCGGCGTTTGAGCGCGCACTGACCAAACGCGACAAAGGCGAGaccagaaaaaacgacgaagaaaacggggaaggcagagagacagaagccggagagagagcactcgaagagagagcagttgaagagagagcagtcgaagagagagcagttgaagagagagcagtcgaagagagagcagtcgaagagagagcagttgaagagagagcagtCGAAGAGAGGACATGCACACAGATGGAAATCTCAGtggcagaagaagggaaTCCCGAGGGACttggagagggagaagaagcgaggatcCGAAGGACGATAGGTCGAGGACAAGGGCAAGAGGTAgctcgagacgaagagagagtggaATCGTCGATGCggacggaagagacagacgccgaAGCAA agagcagcggcgccTCGCGGCTTGAACCGTCCAGCGCTGAAGCCGCTGCTGCGGGAGGTTCGACGCGTCGCACCGCCCTCAGCATTTCTTTCCGACCTTCCTCGTGGGTCGCTGCATCTCCCCTGGCGGCGGCGCAactttctgctgctttctggagaaacgacaaagaggaaggagaagaactctCCATGCGCGAAGAAGCCAGCGAACGGGAAGACGAAGTATGCAGT GCTTCTCTTTGCGACCGTACGCCGAGCGTCCACACCACGACTGAGAGCACTTCGattctcctcgcgtctctgacaaagaggaaag aaCTCAAGCAAGCGATCGTCGAAGGGAGGTCCGACGCTGCCGCCGAGATTCTGGAAACTTCGTTCCCTGCCATCTTCTccacgaaaaacgaagatTTCCAG gacagctctttcgctctttctctgctgtaCACGCAGCAGCTGATTGACTTGCTTCGCCCCCCACAGCGCGCCGTCTCGGCTGCGATTTCTTGGATGCGAGAAAAGAtcgctcctctcctccaagacgcCTCTCCCCATGTTCGACAGGCTGTCACT GAATGTTGCGGACTTCTCGCCTACGCAGAACCGGAGCGAAGTTCGCTGGCTGCCTTCTTCGATTTAAACAGACGAACTGTCGTGGCGACAGCCGTGAACAGATGCGTCCTTC GTCACCATTTCCAAATTTCCTGCTGGTCTCCTTTGGAAATTCTCGTCAGGCACCTCATCGCGTGCAG aCAGCTGCTGCGCGAGGCCTCTGGAAACCGGGGGCCTGTGCCTTCGCCGAGCTTGTTCTGCTACCCCCCGCCgatgcgtcttcttctgcagcctTCAGAGGCCAAGTTGGCGGGCCAGAATTCAGAGAATGGCCCCCCCCTTATCGCCGACGACGGTGACGAAGACCTCGGAGAGTTGCCGCTGCTCTACAGTCCTtaa